A window of Sphingobacterium sp. lm-10 contains these coding sequences:
- the hemL gene encoding glutamate-1-semialdehyde 2,1-aminomutase: MAKVEKDISRERSGQLFEEAKGYFPGGVNSPVRAFKSVYGTPLFIERGDKAHLWDADGNEFIDYCCSWGPLILGHNNDAVREAVAEQLHKGLSFGAPTALENKLASLIINNNQYLEKIRFVSSGTEAVMSAIRLARGYTKRDKIVKFEGCYHGHSDALLVKAGSGLVTFGETSSAGVPKAFAAETIVIALNDYEALKQVFADFKDQIAAVIIEGVPANNGLLLQDKAYVQFLREITQQNGSLLIFDEVITGFRLGFEGAARYYDVKPDIITYGKIIGGGMPVGAYGASNELMSHISPDGAVYQAGTLSGNPVAMSAGIAALSILVQEGFYENLEAITQKFVQEIQSFIAQKGYRVKVFTIGSIFWFAFTDQEKIQRADEIVHDSMEQYKIMHRELLNRGIYFGPSGYEVGFISAAHTQEDLSTTLVALQESLDVVFAL; the protein is encoded by the coding sequence ATGGCGAAGGTAGAAAAGGATATTTCCAGAGAAAGATCAGGTCAATTATTCGAAGAAGCGAAAGGCTATTTCCCAGGTGGCGTGAATTCACCTGTGCGTGCATTCAAATCAGTATATGGCACTCCCCTATTTATTGAACGTGGCGACAAAGCGCACTTGTGGGATGCCGATGGCAATGAGTTTATCGACTACTGCTGCTCCTGGGGGCCACTTATTTTAGGGCATAACAACGACGCCGTGCGAGAAGCCGTGGCAGAGCAGTTGCACAAAGGGTTGAGCTTTGGAGCACCTACCGCTTTAGAAAACAAGCTGGCCAGCCTGATCATCAATAATAATCAATATTTAGAAAAAATTCGTTTTGTAAGCTCGGGTACAGAAGCCGTTATGTCGGCGATTCGCTTGGCCAGAGGATATACCAAACGAGATAAAATTGTCAAGTTTGAAGGCTGTTATCATGGACACTCCGACGCGCTGTTGGTAAAAGCGGGATCTGGCTTGGTGACTTTCGGCGAAACTTCATCTGCAGGTGTGCCAAAGGCTTTTGCAGCAGAAACCATTGTGATTGCCCTTAATGATTATGAGGCCTTGAAACAAGTTTTTGCAGACTTTAAAGATCAAATTGCCGCTGTCATTATTGAAGGTGTGCCTGCTAATAATGGTCTGCTACTCCAAGATAAGGCGTATGTGCAATTCTTAAGGGAGATCACGCAGCAAAACGGTAGTTTGTTGATCTTCGACGAAGTGATCACGGGTTTCCGCTTAGGGTTTGAAGGTGCTGCACGCTACTATGATGTAAAACCTGACATCATTACTTACGGCAAAATCATTGGTGGAGGAATGCCCGTCGGCGCTTATGGTGCATCCAACGAGCTGATGAGTCATATATCACCGGATGGGGCGGTATATCAGGCAGGCACTCTATCCGGAAATCCGGTCGCGATGTCTGCGGGTATTGCGGCATTGAGTATCTTAGTACAAGAAGGATTTTATGAGAATCTTGAGGCGATCACGCAAAAATTTGTACAGGAAATTCAGTCATTTATCGCGCAAAAAGGATACCGTGTGAAGGTGTTTACCATTGGATCAATCTTTTGGTTTGCCTTTACAGACCAGGAAAAGATTCAACGCGCGGATGAAATTGTACATGATTCCATGGAGCAATACAAAATCATGCATCGCGAATTGTTGAACCGTGGCATCTATTTTGGCCCATCCGGTTATGAGGTCGGCTTTATTTCCGCTGCTCATACGCAAGAAGATTTGAGCACAACCCTCGTTGCACTTCAAGAATCGCTAGATGTCGTTTTTGCCTTGTAA
- the argG gene encoding argininosuccinate synthase: MKKVVLAFSGGLDTSFCCIYLSKDLGLEVHSVIVNTGGFSAEELQTVEKRAYELGVKSHTTIDETEDYYKDTIKYLIFGNVLKNATYPLSVSAERVTQATAIANYAKKIGATCVAHGSTGAGNDQVRFDMIFQTLIPGIEIITPIRDLKLSREAEIEYLNKHGVEYSAEKAKYSINKGLWGTSVGGAETLTSNQYLPESAWPTPITQDQPKQITIDFEKGEPVALNGEKIGPVKVIQQLQELAQPYGIGRDIHVGDTIIGIKGRVGFEAAGPIILVKAHHMLEKHTLTKWQLSWKDQIASFYGNYMHEGQMHDPVMRDIEAFLGSAQATVTGRVIIELHPHRFVIIGIESDHDLMNNKFGSYGEMNEGYTGDDVKGFSKIFGNQVGIWFKVNGQS; encoded by the coding sequence ATGAAAAAAGTCGTTTTAGCATTCAGTGGTGGTTTGGATACCTCGTTTTGCTGTATATATCTTTCCAAAGATTTGGGTTTGGAAGTACATTCTGTTATTGTCAACACCGGTGGCTTCTCTGCCGAAGAGTTACAAACTGTGGAAAAGCGCGCGTATGAATTAGGCGTAAAATCGCATACTACCATCGACGAAACGGAAGATTATTACAAAGATACCATCAAGTACCTGATCTTTGGTAACGTATTGAAAAATGCGACATATCCTTTGTCCGTATCGGCAGAACGCGTTACACAAGCTACGGCAATAGCCAACTATGCGAAGAAAATCGGCGCTACTTGTGTGGCTCACGGTTCTACCGGAGCTGGTAACGATCAGGTTCGTTTTGATATGATCTTCCAAACCTTGATTCCAGGGATTGAAATCATCACTCCGATCCGCGATCTTAAATTATCCCGCGAAGCGGAGATCGAATACTTAAATAAACATGGCGTGGAGTATTCGGCAGAAAAAGCTAAATATTCGATTAATAAAGGCCTTTGGGGTACTTCGGTTGGTGGCGCAGAAACGTTGACATCCAACCAATACTTGCCAGAATCTGCTTGGCCAACGCCGATCACGCAAGATCAACCAAAGCAGATCACCATCGATTTCGAAAAAGGAGAACCAGTAGCGCTAAATGGAGAAAAGATCGGTCCGGTAAAAGTGATCCAACAATTGCAAGAACTCGCGCAACCTTACGGTATTGGGCGAGATATCCATGTAGGTGATACGATTATCGGTATCAAGGGCCGTGTGGGTTTTGAAGCTGCTGGGCCAATCATTTTGGTAAAAGCACACCATATGTTGGAAAAGCATACTTTGACCAAATGGCAACTTTCATGGAAAGATCAAATCGCATCTTTCTACGGGAATTACATGCACGAAGGTCAGATGCACGATCCAGTGATGCGCGATATCGAAGCATTCTTGGGCAGTGCGCAAGCCACGGTGACAGGCCGCGTAATTATAGAACTGCATCCACACCGTTTTGTGATCATCGGCATCGAGTCGGATCATGATTTGATGAACAATAAATTCGGAAGCTACGGCGAAATGAACGAAGGCTACACGGGAGATGATGTAAAAGGATTTTCGAAAATATTCGGTAATCAAGTAGGAATCTGGTTTAAAGTGAACGGGCAGTCGTAA
- the pruA gene encoding L-glutamate gamma-semialdehyde dehydrogenase, translated as MLKGFFNVPNPINEPIYSYAPGTKERKLLQEAIATARAQEVDIPMYIGSEEVRTGNKSPLTPPHDHKHILGHYHQGTKEHVTAAIDAALSAKEAWENLPWEHRAAIFLKAAELISTKYRYKLNAATMLGQSKNAFQAEIDSACEIADFLRFNVKYMTEIYAQQPPVSPKGVWNRVEQRPLEGFVFALTPFNFTAIAGNLPTSVAMMGNVVVWKPSNTQIYSANVLMEIFREAGVPDGVINLVYVSGPDAGEVIFKHADFAGIHFTGSTGVFQDIWKTIGENIHVYKTYPRIVGETGGKDFILAHASADAKVVSTALVRGAFEFQGQKCSAASRAYIPKSLWSAVKGFMEDDLKTFKMGGTEDFTNFINAVIDEKAFDKITKYIDRAKESADAEVVFGGDYDKSTGYFIRPTVILAQNADYETMQEELFGPVLTIFVYEDEKWSETLKTVDTTSIYALTGAVIAQDRYAIEEASQALRHAAGNFYINDKCTGAVVGQQPFGGARGSGTNDKAGSMINLLRWVSPRTIKETFNPDTDYRYPFLGED; from the coding sequence ATGCTGAAAGGTTTTTTTAATGTTCCCAATCCAATCAACGAGCCCATTTATTCGTATGCGCCGGGAACCAAAGAAAGAAAATTGCTTCAAGAGGCGATCGCAACAGCGAGAGCACAAGAGGTAGATATTCCGATGTACATCGGATCTGAAGAAGTGCGTACTGGAAATAAATCGCCATTGACACCTCCACACGATCATAAGCACATTCTAGGTCATTACCATCAAGGTACCAAAGAGCACGTAACGGCAGCGATCGATGCAGCATTGTCTGCAAAAGAAGCTTGGGAAAATCTGCCATGGGAGCACCGTGCAGCTATTTTCTTAAAAGCGGCGGAATTGATCTCTACCAAATATCGTTATAAGCTTAATGCAGCAACGATGCTAGGTCAGTCCAAAAATGCTTTTCAAGCAGAGATTGACTCGGCATGTGAGATTGCAGATTTCTTGCGTTTCAATGTGAAATACATGACCGAGATTTATGCTCAGCAACCGCCTGTATCGCCTAAAGGAGTGTGGAATCGTGTAGAACAACGCCCCTTAGAAGGATTCGTGTTTGCATTAACGCCGTTTAACTTCACGGCTATCGCCGGTAATTTACCGACTTCAGTAGCGATGATGGGTAACGTGGTGGTTTGGAAACCTTCTAACACACAAATTTACTCTGCTAATGTGCTGATGGAAATTTTCCGCGAAGCAGGTGTGCCAGACGGTGTTATTAATCTGGTATATGTATCTGGTCCAGATGCTGGAGAAGTGATCTTCAAACATGCTGATTTTGCGGGCATCCACTTCACCGGTTCTACAGGAGTATTTCAGGATATCTGGAAAACGATCGGAGAAAATATTCATGTGTACAAAACGTACCCACGCATTGTTGGTGAGACTGGTGGTAAGGACTTTATCTTAGCACACGCGTCTGCAGATGCAAAAGTGGTAAGTACCGCTTTAGTACGTGGAGCTTTTGAGTTTCAAGGACAAAAATGTTCTGCTGCATCTCGTGCCTACATTCCTAAATCACTTTGGTCGGCAGTGAAAGGCTTTATGGAGGACGATCTGAAAACATTCAAAATGGGTGGTACAGAAGATTTCACCAACTTCATCAATGCGGTGATCGACGAAAAAGCTTTTGATAAAATTACAAAGTACATCGATCGTGCAAAAGAATCAGCAGATGCTGAGGTAGTTTTCGGTGGAGACTATGATAAGTCAACCGGGTACTTTATTCGCCCGACTGTAATTTTGGCTCAAAACGCCGATTATGAGACCATGCAAGAAGAGCTATTTGGTCCAGTATTAACGATTTTTGTGTACGAAGACGAAAAATGGTCTGAGACATTAAAAACAGTGGATACCACGTCCATCTATGCGCTTACAGGTGCTGTGATTGCGCAAGATCGCTACGCGATTGAAGAAGCAAGCCAGGCATTACGCCACGCGGCAGGTAACTTCTATATCAACGATAAATGTACAGGAGCAGTAGTAGGTCAGCAGCCATTTGGTGGCGCGCGTGGATCAGGTACCAACGATAAAGCCGGTTCGATGATCAATCTTTTACGTTGGGTTTCTCCACGTACGATCAAAGAAACGTTTAATCCGGATACAGATTACCGTTACCCGTTTTTAGGAGAAGACTAA
- the rplK gene encoding 50S ribosomal protein L11: MAKEVGALVKLQVKGGAANPSPPVGPALGAKGVNIMDFCKQFNARTQDKPGQILPVVITVYTDKSFDFIIKTPPVAVQLKDAAKLKSGSGEPNRKKVASVTWDQVKQIAEDKMPDLNAFTVESAMRMVAGTARSMGITVSGDAPWNN, from the coding sequence ATGGCAAAAGAAGTCGGTGCGTTAGTAAAATTACAAGTAAAGGGCGGTGCAGCTAATCCGTCACCTCCAGTAGGGCCTGCGTTAGGTGCTAAAGGGGTGAACATTATGGATTTCTGTAAGCAGTTCAATGCTCGTACGCAAGACAAGCCTGGTCAAATTCTGCCAGTTGTCATTACAGTTTACACGGACAAATCTTTTGATTTTATCATCAAAACTCCTCCAGTTGCGGTTCAGTTGAAAGACGCTGCTAAATTGAAGAGTGGATCTGGTGAGCCTAACCGTAAGAAAGTAGCTTCAGTTACTTGGGATCAGGTAAAGCAGATTGCAGAAGATAAAATGCCAGATTTGAATGCGTTTACTGTAGAGTCAGCTATGAGAATGGTAGCAGGTACGGCGCGCAGTATGGGTATCACTGTATCAGGTGACGCTCCTTGGAACAATTAA
- a CDS encoding superoxide dismutase: MAFELKALPYANDALEPHIDKDTMEIHHDRHHQAYVDNLNKALADTDGAGASLEELIKNISKYPAAVRNNGGGHFNHDLFWSVLGPNAGGEPTGELADAINETFGSFADLKKKLQEAGATRFGSGWSWLIVGADGKLAVTSTPNQDNPLMDVAEVKGTPIFGIDVWEHAYYLKYQNKRPAYLEAIFEVVNWSAVAERYAAAKG, translated from the coding sequence ATGGCATTCGAATTGAAAGCGTTACCATACGCTAACGACGCATTAGAACCACACATTGATAAAGATACGATGGAAATCCATCACGATCGTCACCATCAAGCTTATGTAGATAACTTGAATAAAGCTCTTGCGGATACCGATGGAGCTGGCGCATCTTTGGAAGAATTGATTAAAAATATTAGCAAATATCCAGCAGCGGTACGTAATAATGGTGGTGGTCACTTCAACCACGATTTGTTCTGGTCTGTACTAGGCCCTAACGCGGGCGGCGAGCCTACAGGCGAGTTGGCAGATGCTATCAACGAAACTTTTGGTTCGTTTGCTGATTTGAAAAAGAAATTGCAGGAAGCAGGAGCTACACGTTTCGGCTCTGGGTGGTCTTGGTTGATCGTTGGAGCAGATGGAAAGTTAGCCGTTACTTCTACGCCAAATCAAGATAATCCATTAATGGATGTGGCAGAGGTGAAAGGTACGCCAATCTTCGGGATCGATGTATGGGAGCACGCTTATTACCTAAAATATCAAAACAAGCGCCCGGCTTATCTAGAAGCTATCTTTGAGGTAGTAAACTGGAGTGCCGTAGCCGAAAGATATGCAGCGGCCAAAGGGTAA
- a CDS encoding alpha-L-fucosidase: MIFSKKLGIALGLLAGTLTACQVSTPPPPEPYGALPSERQLRWHEMETYTLIHFTPTTYQNKEWGFGDADPAIFNPTEFDANQIANAAAAGGFKGLISVAKHHDGFCLWPTATTNYSVAQSPWRDGKGDMVKEFMGAAKKANLAFGVYLSAWDRNDIRYGSEAYPEAYRQQLTELMTGYGDLFTSWHDGANGGDGYYGGRNEKRLIDRSSYYNWKDKTWPIVREHQPMAMIFSDIGPDMRWVGNEHGHAAETSWATITLKGIEGKEPMPGYLDDSNLTTGTRGGESWIPAECDVPHRSGWFYHPEQDAQVKSPDALFEIYLKSVGRGANMNLGLAPMPNGQLHANDVASLKGFGEKLEKTFSSNLASKAKITTSNTRGDHKAYSADQILDDDRYSYYASDDDVLNPSLELDLGGEQEFDLIRLRENIKLGQRLDSVRISTWDGQDWQKIAGATSIGATRIIKLSEPVRATKVRIELFAPVAPTLSDFGLYKEAHVAYDIDQSPSAIVRVPSNSVKLTTGDGLAAAMDRNPVTFSELSEKIFVFDIGTQTIGGFFYLPRQDGKKEGMVTRYRLSGSQDNAKWEIIKEGEFSNIKSNPIEQVVRFSKNVQYKYIKFEATETVERGFSASELGFIK; the protein is encoded by the coding sequence ATGATATTTTCCAAAAAATTAGGCATAGCGTTAGGATTGTTAGCAGGAACATTGACCGCTTGCCAAGTGAGCACACCGCCGCCGCCCGAACCGTATGGTGCTTTACCCTCCGAACGTCAACTACGTTGGCATGAGATGGAGACGTATACGTTGATACATTTTACACCGACTACTTACCAGAATAAAGAATGGGGATTCGGAGATGCAGACCCTGCTATTTTCAACCCAACAGAGTTTGATGCGAATCAAATCGCAAATGCTGCCGCAGCAGGTGGATTTAAAGGATTAATTTCTGTTGCGAAACATCACGATGGTTTCTGTTTATGGCCAACAGCCACCACCAACTATAGTGTAGCACAATCTCCCTGGAGAGATGGTAAAGGTGATATGGTGAAGGAATTTATGGGCGCCGCCAAAAAGGCGAATCTTGCTTTTGGCGTTTATCTTTCTGCCTGGGATCGTAACGATATCCGCTACGGATCTGAAGCCTATCCAGAAGCCTATCGCCAGCAGCTCACCGAACTCATGACAGGATATGGAGATCTGTTTACCTCTTGGCATGATGGTGCCAATGGTGGCGACGGGTATTATGGTGGTAGAAATGAAAAACGCCTGATAGACCGCTCTAGTTATTATAATTGGAAGGATAAGACTTGGCCAATCGTACGAGAGCATCAGCCTATGGCGATGATCTTCTCAGACATTGGCCCTGATATGCGTTGGGTAGGTAATGAACACGGTCACGCAGCCGAAACAAGCTGGGCAACGATTACACTGAAAGGGATAGAGGGGAAGGAGCCGATGCCCGGATACCTGGATGATAGCAACCTGACTACCGGTACGCGTGGCGGAGAATCCTGGATCCCGGCAGAGTGTGATGTGCCACATCGTTCTGGTTGGTTTTACCATCCGGAGCAAGATGCACAAGTGAAAAGTCCCGACGCTTTGTTCGAAATTTATCTGAAATCTGTTGGGCGAGGTGCTAATATGAACCTTGGATTAGCTCCGATGCCAAATGGCCAATTACATGCCAATGATGTCGCTTCACTAAAAGGTTTTGGTGAAAAGCTAGAGAAAACCTTTTCGAGCAATCTCGCGTCCAAAGCAAAGATCACGACATCTAATACGCGTGGCGATCATAAAGCGTACTCAGCAGACCAGATTCTAGACGACGATCGCTATTCTTATTATGCATCGGATGATGACGTCTTGAATCCATCATTGGAGTTAGATTTAGGTGGCGAACAGGAGTTTGATCTAATTCGTTTGCGGGAGAACATTAAGCTAGGCCAACGTTTAGATAGCGTGCGTATTTCTACATGGGACGGACAAGATTGGCAGAAGATTGCGGGAGCGACCAGCATCGGAGCTACACGCATCATAAAACTGAGCGAACCTGTCAGAGCGACAAAGGTTCGTATAGAACTGTTTGCACCAGTGGCCCCCACGTTAAGCGACTTTGGGTTATATAAAGAGGCACACGTTGCTTACGATATCGACCAGTCTCCATCCGCAATTGTCCGAGTGCCAAGTAATTCTGTGAAATTAACGACTGGAGATGGACTTGCGGCAGCGATGGACCGTAACCCTGTTACTTTTTCAGAACTTTCAGAAAAGATATTCGTATTTGATATAGGAACACAAACTATCGGAGGCTTTTTCTATCTACCACGTCAGGATGGCAAAAAGGAAGGTATGGTAACTAGATATCGCCTCTCGGGAAGTCAGGATAATGCCAAATGGGAAATAATTAAAGAAGGGGAATTTTCTAATATCAAATCAAATCCCATAGAACAGGTCGTTCGCTTTAGTAAAAACGTGCAATACAAGTACATAAAATTTGAAGCTACTGAAACCGTAGAACGAGGTTTCAGCGCAAGTGAGCTGGGTTTCATTAAATAA
- the argC gene encoding N-acetyl-gamma-glutamyl-phosphate reductase — MTKIKAGIVGSAGYTGGELLRVLVYHPDVEIVFANSASNAGNKIYAVHNDLLGDTELEFSTDFHSDIDVLFLCLGHGDARKFLDENPVDAKVKIIDLSQDYRLRDHQAYAQGAFVYGLPELNREAIKQAHYVANPGCFATNIQLALLPLANAGLLPDQIHVNATTGSTGAGQKPGPTTHFSWRNNNLSAYKSFEHQHLQEISESLDQLQAGYLPFGDGSLLSRAQQRINFVPQRGDFARGIFSAIYVDVDIEAMDAYSLYYNYYQSHPFTFVSEQNIDLKQVVNTNKSIMHLEKHGDKLLILNATDNLLKGASGQAVQNMNLLFGLDERAGLNLKPAGF, encoded by the coding sequence ATGACAAAGATAAAAGCAGGAATAGTAGGCTCGGCCGGCTATACCGGAGGAGAATTGTTACGCGTATTGGTTTATCATCCTGACGTGGAGATTGTGTTTGCGAATAGCGCATCCAATGCAGGAAATAAGATTTATGCGGTGCATAATGACTTGTTGGGCGATACCGAACTCGAATTTTCTACCGACTTCCATTCGGATATTGATGTGCTTTTCTTGTGTTTGGGACATGGCGATGCGCGCAAGTTTCTAGATGAAAATCCAGTCGATGCCAAGGTCAAAATTATCGATCTGTCGCAAGATTACCGTTTGCGTGATCATCAGGCATATGCACAAGGTGCATTTGTTTATGGATTGCCGGAACTGAATAGGGAAGCGATTAAGCAGGCGCACTATGTCGCCAACCCAGGATGTTTTGCGACTAATATTCAATTGGCCTTATTGCCCTTGGCCAATGCTGGTTTGTTACCCGATCAGATTCATGTAAATGCCACCACTGGATCTACCGGAGCAGGCCAAAAACCTGGCCCGACGACACATTTCTCTTGGCGCAACAACAATCTATCTGCTTATAAATCTTTCGAGCACCAACATTTGCAAGAGATTTCGGAATCTTTGGATCAATTGCAAGCGGGCTATTTACCATTTGGCGATGGATCTTTGCTGTCGCGGGCGCAGCAACGCATCAATTTTGTGCCTCAACGTGGCGACTTTGCTCGAGGTATTTTTTCTGCGATATATGTGGATGTGGATATTGAAGCAATGGACGCGTACAGCTTGTACTACAATTATTATCAATCCCATCCGTTCACTTTTGTGAGCGAGCAAAACATTGATCTGAAACAGGTAGTGAATACCAATAAAAGTATTATGCATTTAGAGAAGCATGGCGATAAATTGTTGATCTTGAATGCCACAGATAATTTGCTAAAAGGAGCTTCCGGTCAAGCCGTGCAAAATATGAATTTGCTATTTGGCCTAGATGAACGTGCCGGTTTGAATTTGAAACCTGCTGGGTTTTAG
- a CDS encoding AraC family transcriptional regulator, which translates to MEPIRFTVPVYGEGVFATLENIGSSLYGYYHRHTELQVTCVVQGRGTIVVGNVAQSFQQGDVFILRPDEPHMFTKYEEPGVYDETVRLVHVFVHLERMEKLFVIPEFDQVGRYLIGLDASKRVRAEHARDLQPFFRELSTKSGIPRFVEFISMLHTLTQHRYEAESLYSGARKISYSDKDGARISAVYKYTFDHLHEDIAIADVASLVHMTSSSFCKFFKKHTTKTYVGFLNELRIEKACQLLINRRTESVAEAAFQVGFKNAVHFNRVFKQIMQVSPRLYLQQHGV; encoded by the coding sequence ATGGAACCCATTCGGTTTACTGTTCCAGTTTACGGTGAAGGTGTATTTGCCACCCTCGAAAATATAGGGAGTTCTCTTTATGGCTATTACCATCGCCACACGGAACTGCAAGTAACTTGTGTTGTGCAAGGGAGGGGAACCATTGTGGTTGGCAATGTGGCACAATCCTTTCAACAAGGCGATGTATTTATCCTTCGGCCCGATGAACCTCACATGTTTACGAAATATGAAGAGCCAGGTGTGTACGACGAAACCGTGCGTCTTGTGCATGTGTTCGTACATCTGGAACGTATGGAAAAATTATTTGTGATTCCAGAATTTGATCAGGTAGGCCGTTATTTAATTGGCTTGGATGCCAGTAAAAGGGTACGAGCAGAACATGCCCGTGACTTACAGCCTTTTTTCAGGGAACTATCAACAAAAAGCGGCATTCCTCGGTTTGTGGAATTTATCTCCATGCTGCACACGCTGACTCAGCATCGGTATGAGGCGGAGTCCCTCTATTCTGGTGCGCGTAAGATCAGCTATTCAGATAAGGACGGCGCGCGTATTAGTGCGGTATATAAATATACCTTCGATCATTTGCATGAGGATATAGCTATTGCTGATGTGGCCAGCCTTGTCCATATGACATCGAGTTCATTCTGTAAATTCTTCAAAAAGCATACGACCAAAACCTACGTCGGCTTCTTAAATGAATTACGCATTGAGAAGGCTTGCCAGCTATTAATCAACAGACGGACAGAGTCTGTTGCTGAAGCTGCATTTCAGGTCGGTTTTAAAAATGCAGTGCACTTCAACCGGGTATTTAAGCAAATTATGCAGGTTTCACCCAGGCTTTACCTACAGCAGCACGGAGTGTAA
- a CDS encoding GNAT family N-acetyltransferase: MILSDFLIIPANASHINYAQQICDEMFESAKARGTGIARRQPEYIAKKIEEGKSVIALHKDGRWAGFCYIETWSHGDYVANSGLIVNPIFRKEGLAKAIKKEIFELSRERYPKSKIFGLTTGLAVMKINSDLGYEPVTYGELTQDEEFWKGCQSCVNFDILTAKERKNCMCTAMLWDPVEKERELKEKIQRKAEAKERLNRIAKKQSLLKRIEARLWKSTKKMVTFVFPVGVKPVKGF; this comes from the coding sequence ATGATACTTTCAGATTTTTTGATTATTCCTGCTAATGCTTCGCATATTAATTATGCTCAGCAGATTTGTGATGAAATGTTTGAGTCTGCCAAAGCGCGGGGAACAGGCATAGCACGTCGGCAGCCAGAATATATTGCTAAGAAGATAGAAGAAGGCAAATCCGTGATTGCCTTACACAAAGATGGTCGCTGGGCGGGTTTTTGTTATATAGAAACTTGGAGCCATGGCGATTATGTGGCCAACTCGGGCCTGATCGTAAATCCCATATTTCGTAAAGAGGGATTGGCCAAAGCCATCAAGAAAGAAATCTTTGAGCTTTCACGCGAACGGTATCCAAAGTCCAAAATATTCGGATTGACAACCGGATTGGCTGTCATGAAAATCAATTCGGATTTAGGCTACGAGCCAGTCACCTATGGGGAGCTTACTCAAGATGAAGAGTTCTGGAAAGGCTGCCAATCTTGCGTAAATTTCGATATTCTGACGGCTAAAGAGCGTAAAAACTGTATGTGTACAGCCATGTTGTGGGATCCGGTAGAGAAAGAACGCGAACTCAAAGAAAAGATTCAACGCAAAGCGGAAGCCAAAGAGCGGCTCAATCGCATCGCAAAAAAGCAATCTTTGCTCAAACGCATCGAAGCAAGGCTCTGGAAATCCACTAAAAAAATGGTCACATTTGTATTCCCTGTTGGTGTTAAGCCAGTAAAGGGATTTTAA
- the msrA gene encoding peptide-methionine (S)-S-oxide reductase MsrA, producing MTKKIVYLFTLCSLVFASCQATSNTSKPVSLATLPVSDDRQEAIMAAGCFWCIETSLSLLDGVDTVISGYIGGKGENPTYSQVTTGQTGYAEAVKITYDPKVISYDELLKAFFQLHDPTQLNRQGNDVGTQYRSALFPLNAEQEEKANYYIKQLNAEKVYDKAIVTTIEKANVFYPAEDYHQDYYNKNPNDRYCQFVVQPKLDKFKKVFADKLK from the coding sequence ATGACTAAAAAGATTGTGTATTTATTTACCTTATGTTCGCTTGTTTTTGCATCCTGCCAAGCTACATCCAACACCTCTAAGCCAGTATCTCTGGCGACATTGCCTGTAAGTGACGATCGTCAGGAAGCGATTATGGCAGCAGGTTGTTTTTGGTGTATTGAGACTTCCCTATCATTGTTAGATGGAGTAGATACGGTCATTTCAGGATATATTGGCGGTAAAGGAGAAAATCCAACCTATTCGCAGGTTACAACTGGGCAAACAGGTTACGCTGAGGCAGTGAAAATCACGTACGATCCCAAAGTAATTTCCTACGATGAGCTCCTGAAAGCCTTCTTTCAACTGCATGATCCTACACAGTTAAATCGTCAGGGAAACGATGTGGGTACACAATATCGTTCAGCCTTGTTTCCACTTAATGCCGAACAAGAAGAGAAAGCAAATTATTACATTAAACAGCTTAATGCGGAGAAAGTGTACGATAAAGCAATCGTAACCACGATCGAAAAGGCAAATGTATTTTATCCCGCAGAAGATTATCATCAGGATTATTATAATAAGAATCCTAACGATCGCTACTGTCAGTTTGTGGTACAGCCGAAGTTGGATAAGTTTAAAAAGGTCTTTGCAGATAAGCTAAAATAA